In Arcobacter ellisii, a genomic segment contains:
- a CDS encoding DNA translocase FtsK yields MAKKIISLIILFIIVYFQFSTFESGKEIVGNVGYSFSDFSHKYFGYLSYVYLLLLIFPLYAINFKKNIDQKDLILNVLVVFLLLFVCLIFQALILENPYTRGEIGNILVDSLSPVIGRAGLYFFVLVGFIISVLVLFENSDFDIEDLKKLKNKIKLRNSLDIKRIENKRREKRVEETTKEVLNSIDKKLNKTIPEVKEIKTTPDNSNKNVATITPEIYENIEEIKDTNIYESSLFDSDDFEKDIQVVESHGIIVDELEENKKLLAEIEVGKTEKPKNFELPPTSFFQNPPKDNKSKVSEAFIDQKIGDLLDKLAMFKIEGDVVRTYTGPVVTTFEFKPAPNVKVSKILSLQDDLAMALKAQTIRIQAPIPGKDVVGIEVPNEDTQTIYLKEMLESEIFQNSISPLTMILGKDIVGKPFITDLKKLPHLLIAGTTGSGKSVGINSMILSLLYKNSPDNLRLVMIDPKMLEFSMYNDIPHLLTPVITKASDAINALANMVSEMERRYTLMSKTKTKNIENYNEKAKNEGYETMPYIVVVIDELADLMMTSGKDVEYSIARLAQMARASGIHLIVATQRPSVDVVTGLIKANLPSRLSYKVGQKIDSKIILDSMGAESLLGRGDMLFTPPGMSGLVRIHAPWSTESEIEKVVEFLKDQREVSYDMNFIKDRNSGVSSSGGGNSNNSDLVELDELYEDAKEIVLTEKKTSISYIQRRLRIGYNRAATIVEQLEQTGILSEVNAKGNREILI; encoded by the coding sequence ATAGCTAAGAAAATTATATCCCTAATTATTTTATTTATTATTGTTTATTTTCAATTTTCTACATTTGAAAGTGGAAAAGAGATTGTGGGAAATGTTGGATATTCTTTTTCTGATTTTTCTCATAAATATTTTGGATATTTATCTTATGTATATTTATTGTTATTAATATTTCCTCTTTATGCAATTAATTTTAAGAAAAATATCGACCAAAAAGATTTAATATTAAATGTTCTTGTTGTCTTTTTACTACTTTTTGTTTGTTTGATTTTTCAAGCATTAATTCTTGAAAATCCTTATACAAGAGGAGAAATTGGGAATATTTTGGTTGATTCCTTAAGTCCTGTAATAGGACGTGCAGGTCTTTATTTCTTTGTTTTAGTTGGTTTTATAATTTCAGTTTTAGTTCTATTTGAAAATTCAGATTTTGATATTGAAGATTTAAAAAAATTAAAAAATAAAATAAAATTAAGAAATAGTTTAGATATTAAAAGAATAGAAAATAAACGAAGAGAAAAAAGAGTTGAAGAAACAACAAAAGAAGTTTTAAATAGTATAGATAAAAAACTTAATAAAACTATTCCTGAAGTAAAAGAAATTAAAACAACTCCAGATAATAGTAATAAAAATGTAGCAACAATAACTCCTGAAATATATGAAAATATTGAAGAGATAAAAGATACAAATATTTATGAATCTTCTTTATTTGATAGTGATGATTTTGAAAAAGATATTCAAGTAGTTGAATCACATGGAATTATTGTAGATGAGTTAGAAGAAAACAAAAAACTTTTAGCAGAAATTGAAGTAGGTAAAACTGAAAAACCTAAAAATTTTGAATTACCACCAACTTCATTTTTTCAAAATCCTCCAAAGGATAATAAATCAAAAGTTTCAGAAGCTTTTATTGACCAAAAAATTGGAGATTTATTAGATAAACTTGCAATGTTTAAAATTGAAGGTGATGTTGTAAGAACTTATACAGGTCCTGTTGTTACAACTTTCGAGTTTAAACCAGCACCAAATGTAAAAGTTTCAAAAATTTTGAGCCTACAAGATGATTTAGCAATGGCATTAAAAGCTCAAACAATTAGGATTCAAGCACCAATTCCTGGAAAAGATGTTGTGGGAATTGAAGTTCCAAATGAAGATACACAAACAATATATTTAAAAGAGATGTTAGAGAGTGAGATTTTCCAAAATTCTATTTCACCACTTACTATGATTTTAGGAAAAGATATTGTAGGTAAACCATTTATAACAGATTTAAAAAAGCTTCCACATCTTTTGATTGCTGGAACAACGGGGTCAGGTAAATCAGTTGGAATTAACTCAATGATTTTATCTTTACTTTATAAAAATTCACCAGATAATTTAAGACTTGTGATGATTGACCCAAAAATGCTTGAGTTTTCAATGTATAATGATATTCCACATCTTTTAACTCCTGTTATTACAAAAGCAAGTGATGCAATCAATGCTTTAGCAAATATGGTTAGTGAGATGGAAAGACGTTATACATTAATGTCAAAAACAAAAACAAAAAATATTGAAAACTATAATGAAAAAGCAAAAAATGAAGGTTATGAAACTATGCCTTATATTGTTGTTGTAATTGATGAGTTAGCAGATTTGATGATGACAAGTGGAAAAGATGTTGAATACTCAATCGCAAGACTTGCCCAAATGGCAAGAGCAAGTGGAATTCACTTAATAGTTGCAACTCAAAGACCATCTGTTGATGTTGTAACAGGACTTATTAAAGCAAATTTACCAAGTAGATTATCTTATAAAGTAGGGCAAAAGATAGATTCTAAAATTATTTTAGATTCAATGGGAGCTGAATCACTTCTTGGACGTGGAGATATGTTATTTACACCTCCTGGAATGTCTGGACTTGTGAGAATTCATGCACCTTGGTCAACAGAAAGCGAAATTGAAAAAGTTGTAGAGTTTTTAAAAGACCAAAGAGAAGTTTCTTATGATATGAACTTTATAAAAGATAGAAATTCTGGTGTTTCTTCATCTGGTGGTGGAAATTCAAATAATTCAGATTTAGTTGAACTTGATGAATTATATGAAGATGCAAAAGAGATTGTTTTAACTGAGAAAAAGACTTCAATCTCATATATTCAAAGAAGACTTAGAATTGGATATAACAGAGCAGCAACAATTGTTGAACAGTTAGAACAAACTGGAATTTTATCTGAAGTAAATGCTAAGGGAAATAGAGAAATCTTAATTTAA
- a CDS encoding response regulator transcription factor, with product MINILMIEDDIELAKILTEYLNQYNIVVTNYDTPELGISALSLKKYDLVILDLSLPNIDGIEVCRIIRQKYDLPIIISSARSYLGDKIACFSYGADDFMPKPYDTQELILRIKSILKRCNHQIIEKESSLNKKQIFTFDESKMEIYKDGELLDLTNAEYFILQYMIQKNGFVVSRQELLSNVDSIKYESSYKSIDVLIGRVRTKIEENTKKPKYILSIRGVGYKLVNQ from the coding sequence TTGATTAATATTTTAATGATTGAAGATGACATTGAACTAGCTAAAATCTTAACTGAATACCTAAACCAATATAATATAGTTGTTACAAATTATGATACTCCAGAACTTGGAATATCAGCACTCTCTTTAAAAAAATATGATTTAGTTATATTAGATTTATCTCTTCCAAATATTGATGGAATAGAAGTTTGTAGAATAATTAGACAAAAATATGATTTACCAATTATTATATCTTCTGCAAGGTCATATTTAGGTGATAAAATCGCTTGTTTTTCTTATGGAGCTGATGATTTTATGCCAAAACCATATGATACACAAGAATTAATACTTAGAATAAAATCTATTTTAAAAAGATGTAATCATCAAATTATTGAAAAAGAGTCTTCTTTAAATAAAAAACAAATATTTACTTTTGATGAATCTAAAATGGAAATATATAAAGATGGAGAACTTCTTGATTTAACAAATGCTGAGTATTTTATACTTCAATATATGATTCAAAAAAATGGTTTTGTTGTTTCAAGGCAAGAGTTACTTTCAAATGTTGATTCTATAAAATATGAAAGTTCTTATAAAAGTATTGATGTTTTAATTGGTCGAGTTAGGACAAAAATCGAAGAAAATACTAAAAAACCCAAATATATTTTGTCAATTAGAGGAGTTGGTTATAAACTGGTTAATCAATAA
- a CDS encoding ArsS family sensor histidine kinase codes for MVINWLINKKDSIFFQIRLFFLSIFLIINIIIIIQFIVDSKTYSLLEIKRYLSTIRIVEDLNMKNASLQEINEKIAIFDMKLSNKNLQDILTSNYKKLEIDKEAPLDIYMLEGIKYIHFNPKFPDLKRMPPPPEKPLFERFEEPIFFKLRPKPFEVLLIDELKEKNFKYFWLLVLSVIDILLIWFFLFIKKKLKPLISLREDMKNLSKGSFKISTKTDGKDEISELTKEFSNALKQLKELRDSRNLFLRNIMHELKTPITKGKLITDFYEDSERKYILIRVFQRLEYLLSEFAKIEELTSGQITLNKNEYHIIELVNQSFDILLLDEHSIEIDEKADLKINADFELFSIALKNLIDNAIRYSVEEEPKIIIEKNSIKIINKGKKLTKDIEEYYKPFNHDYETATSGLGLGLYISNNIIKIHNYKLEYKYIDGCHHFYIIISS; via the coding sequence TTGGTTATAAACTGGTTAATCAATAAAAAAGATTCTATTTTTTTTCAAATTAGGCTTTTTTTTCTTTCAATTTTTTTAATTATTAATATCATCATAATAATACAATTTATAGTTGATAGCAAAACATACTCTTTATTGGAGATAAAAAGATATCTCTCAACAATTAGAATAGTTGAAGATTTGAATATGAAAAATGCCTCACTTCAAGAAATTAATGAAAAAATTGCAATTTTTGATATGAAATTATCAAATAAAAATCTACAAGATATATTAACTTCAAATTATAAAAAATTAGAAATTGACAAAGAAGCTCCTCTTGATATATATATGCTAGAGGGAATTAAATATATTCATTTTAATCCTAAATTTCCTGATTTAAAAAGAATGCCTCCACCACCTGAAAAACCACTATTTGAAAGATTTGAAGAACCAATTTTTTTTAAATTAAGACCTAAACCTTTTGAGGTATTATTAATTGATGAATTGAAAGAAAAAAATTTTAAATATTTTTGGTTGTTAGTTTTAAGTGTAATTGATATTTTATTGATTTGGTTTTTTCTATTTATTAAGAAAAAGTTAAAACCACTTATTAGTTTAAGAGAAGATATGAAAAATTTATCAAAAGGTAGTTTTAAAATTTCTACCAAAACAGATGGAAAAGATGAGATTTCAGAGCTTACAAAAGAGTTCTCAAATGCATTAAAACAATTAAAAGAGTTAAGAGATTCAAGAAATCTATTCTTGCGAAATATAATGCATGAATTAAAAACACCAATTACAAAAGGAAAATTAATAACAGATTTTTATGAAGATAGTGAAAGAAAATATATTTTAATTAGGGTTTTTCAAAGATTAGAATATTTATTAAGTGAGTTTGCAAAAATTGAAGAATTAACTTCTGGTCAAATCACTCTAAATAAAAATGAATATCATATTATTGAATTAGTTAATCAATCTTTTGATATTTTATTATTGGATGAACATTCTATTGAAATTGATGAAAAAGCTGATTTAAAAATTAATGCAGATTTTGAACTATTTTCTATTGCTTTAAAAAATTTAATTGATAATGCAATAAGGTATAGTGTAGAAGAAGAACCAAAAATTATTATTGAAAAAAATTCAATAAAAATAATTAACAAAGGAAAAAAACTAACAAAAGATATTGAAGAATATTATAAACCTTTTAACCATGATTACGAAACAGCAACGAGTGGTTTGGGATTAGGACTATATATTTCAAATAATATTATTAAAATTCATAATTATAAACTTGAATATAAATATATAGATGGTTGTCATCATTTTTATATAATTATTAGTAGCTAG
- a CDS encoding flagellar hook capping FlgD N-terminal domain-containing protein — protein sequence MSTTSSVTTSSSLDAYGNTVTSAVSNDQLESSDFITLMLTQLKLQDPTSAVDSSTMLDTQLQLSNLEASTATVEAMEALQSTFEQSALSSSASLIGTIVENGDTDDEGNNKQYKISSVSMNDGEISLTAYELTGYYDVYYFDEVSSGSDVIDSTNEDSSMTLTNSDGNSYSFSTYNKTYDELAAEISETSGMTSSVVQNSSGNYQLVVSISNGSSSLSQNNLALAYSEDTATAYGSEAKTISYNNITKIY from the coding sequence ATGTCAACTACAAGTTCCGTAACAACAAGCTCATCATTAGATGCTTATGGTAATACAGTAACTTCAGCAGTAAGTAATGATCAATTAGAAAGCTCTGATTTTATTACTTTAATGTTAACCCAATTAAAACTTCAAGACCCAACAAGTGCTGTTGACTCTTCAACAATGCTTGATACACAACTTCAATTATCAAATTTAGAAGCAAGTACAGCAACCGTAGAAGCAATGGAAGCTTTACAATCAACTTTTGAACAATCAGCACTTTCTAGTTCAGCCTCTTTAATAGGTACTATCGTAGAAAATGGTGATACAGATGATGAAGGAAATAATAAACAATATAAAATATCTTCTGTTTCAATGAATGATGGAGAAATCAGTTTAACAGCATATGAATTAACTGGATATTATGATGTTTATTATTTTGATGAAGTATCAAGTGGTTCTGATGTTATTGATTCAACTAACGAAGATAGTTCAATGACTTTAACAAATAGTGATGGAAATTCCTATAGTTTTTCAACTTATAATAAAACATATGATGAATTAGCAGCTGAAATATCAGAAACTTCAGGAATGACATCAAGTGTAGTTCAAAACAGTAGTGGAAATTATCAATTAGTGGTTTCAATTAGTAATGGTTCTTCATCTTTATCTCAAAATAATTTAGCTCTAGCATATTCAGAAGATACGGCAACAGCTTATGGAAGTGAAGCAAAAACTATTTCTTACAATAATATTACAAAAATTTACTAA
- a CDS encoding flagellar hook-basal body complex protein: MISALWTGIAGLSSQQTALDNESNNIANVNTVGYKASRVSFADLMYQDSIGKGSSVTNAEKQYTQGSLNLTGSSYDLALDGDGFFVVSNKNFSGTSENYYTRAGNFRMGENGTLQDASGNQVQGWAISTIDASSDVTSTNSNLSYFTDVFSEIAGNQVIQFSNKIETYAAKMSDYTTSAKSDSTELSGSGIKTQSAKISDIEALITNYNKALESYAKNPEESSSASIAQTTLIDYPNTGTSLLDSESDQIYVYVNGNKITQNYITTTATDSFKDEMDAAGITTSGVTTDEEYNVLASRVATYKSLADEISKITGLKAYTVDSSNNASTSNVDVLNGAIKIDSVIPGTSFIIGDLAEVSGTTEQVGTKTTLTNAVEGTGEAAVKSAMEALRDAVAGTQQDVYDASDIISDDNGNILSFDVGDTISFTLNGVTLTTDNTLTDYNSAIQDLISKINTDADLQTLVEAKTINGMLVIEAKNSGEEFSGVIEFDDAGTVYSKERNQDASGNSGANAEFMQIVSTVDQTTSLSSLQLNLSSLGLTDSSFGEFSVDDSGIITMTQDGVDFVIGQVAIAQFTNNIGLESIGNNLLAATKESGNPIYAVNNNNGVSVESETLELSTADLSESLVNLMVFQRAFEANAKSITTADEILTTLIGLKR, translated from the coding sequence ATGATTAGTGCATTATGGACTGGAATTGCAGGACTTTCTTCTCAGCAAACAGCTTTAGATAATGAGTCAAATAATATTGCAAACGTAAATACTGTTGGATATAAAGCATCAAGAGTCTCTTTTGCTGATTTGATGTATCAAGACAGTATAGGAAAAGGTTCATCTGTTACAAATGCAGAAAAACAATATACACAAGGAAGTTTAAATTTAACAGGTTCTTCTTATGATTTAGCACTTGATGGAGATGGTTTTTTTGTTGTATCAAATAAAAACTTTAGTGGAACATCTGAAAATTACTATACAAGAGCTGGAAATTTCAGAATGGGAGAGAACGGAACTTTACAAGATGCATCAGGAAATCAAGTTCAAGGATGGGCAATAAGTACAATTGATGCTTCATCAGATGTTACTTCTACTAATTCTAATCTTTCTTATTTTACAGATGTTTTTAGTGAAATAGCAGGAAATCAAGTAATTCAATTTTCTAATAAAATTGAAACTTATGCTGCAAAAATGTCTGATTATACTACAAGTGCAAAAAGTGATTCAACTGAACTTTCAGGTTCAGGAATAAAGACACAATCAGCAAAAATTTCAGATATTGAAGCATTAATTACTAATTATAATAAAGCTTTAGAAAGTTATGCCAAAAATCCAGAAGAATCAAGTAGTGCTTCAATTGCGCAAACAACACTAATTGATTATCCAAATACAGGAACAAGTTTATTAGATAGTGAAAGTGACCAAATATATGTTTATGTAAATGGAAATAAAATTACACAAAATTATATAACTACTACAGCAACAGATTCATTTAAAGATGAAATGGATGCAGCTGGAATTACAACATCTGGAGTTACAACGGATGAAGAATATAATGTACTAGCAAGTAGAGTTGCAACTTATAAATCTTTGGCTGATGAAATCTCAAAAATCACTGGATTAAAAGCTTATACAGTTGATTCATCAAATAATGCTAGTACATCAAATGTAGATGTTTTAAATGGTGCTATAAAAATAGATTCAGTAATTCCTGGAACATCATTTATAATAGGTGATTTAGCTGAAGTTTCTGGAACAACTGAACAAGTTGGAACAAAAACTACTCTAACAAATGCAGTTGAAGGAACTGGTGAAGCAGCAGTTAAAAGTGCGATGGAAGCTTTAAGAGATGCAGTTGCTGGAACTCAACAAGATGTATATGATGCCTCAGATATTATCAGTGATGACAATGGAAATATTTTAAGTTTTGATGTAGGAGATACAATATCTTTTACTTTAAATGGAGTTACCCTAACAACTGATAATACTCTTACTGATTACAATAGTGCAATTCAAGACTTAATATCAAAAATAAATACAGATGCAGATTTACAAACTTTAGTTGAAGCAAAAACAATAAATGGAATGTTAGTTATAGAAGCAAAAAATTCAGGTGAAGAGTTCTCAGGTGTAATAGAGTTTGATGATGCTGGAACTGTTTATTCAAAAGAAAGAAATCAAGATGCAAGTGGAAATAGTGGAGCAAATGCTGAATTTATGCAAATTGTATCAACTGTTGACCAAACAACATCTTTATCTTCTTTACAATTAAATCTAAGCTCTTTAGGTTTAACTGATTCATCTTTTGGAGAATTTTCAGTTGATGATAGTGGAATTATAACTATGACTCAAGATGGAGTTGATTTTGTTATTGGACAAGTTGCAATCGCTCAATTTACAAATAATATAGGATTAGAGTCTATAGGAAATAATTTATTAGCTGCAACTAAAGAGAGTGGTAATCCAATCTATGCTGTAAACAATAATAATGGTGTATCAGTTGAAAGTGAAACTTTAGAATTAAGTACAGCAGATTTGAGTGAGAGTTTAGTTAACTTGATGGTATTTCAAAGAGCTTTTGAAGCAAATGCAAAATCTATTACCACAGCAGATGAAATACTAACAACATTAATTGGTCTTAAAAGATAG
- the flgK gene encoding flagellar hook-associated protein FlgK produces the protein MINSLYIAKSGLNASKYSVDVTSNNIANENTDGYVKRVVNTSELSSLEDNIGNGVSFDGVTRTTNSYLYDKLVAQSSLASYYEQEDSILSSIEIMFDEADDSGFSTTLSNFFNSIESLREEPTNLIYQNELSTQSQLLVNNLQSLNSDLDDTLESLNTQLQEQVNSVNEILEQIVYLNKQMQQRGETNDLLDKRDALEKELANYVDIEINRDSDTYNLKISGVNVIFNDTNLHEVSINEENIAQKDIYSSSSLDDSNFSDGDEITISLNNTTTLTLSANLSGTDENELKQQIIDEISSNSNFSNYTAYLDSSNNLVIKSNIKGEEGSFDIGISVNSSEISKSATSVEAENNVSLAVYNNELSLASGSLKAITQELTTSTSNIYSYKNSLDEFGSSLVDLVNSSSDTPLFTGSSVDTLNFISDNVSSLSSDDLENLSQIQWSTNLTIGSTSNTSFSEFYQNLLVTVSSNVENNSFKLDSQNAIVNSLETTYNNLTKVDSDEEMINLLQFQAAYEANAKIITAVDEMLQTLLAM, from the coding sequence ATGATAAATTCTTTATACATCGCAAAAAGTGGTCTTAATGCCTCAAAATATTCTGTTGATGTAACTTCTAATAATATTGCAAATGAAAATACTGATGGTTATGTAAAAAGAGTTGTTAATACTTCAGAATTAAGTAGCTTAGAGGATAATATTGGAAATGGAGTCTCTTTTGATGGAGTTACTAGAACAACAAATAGTTATTTATATGATAAATTAGTTGCTCAAAGTAGCTTAGCTTCATATTATGAACAAGAAGATTCTATATTAAGTAGTATCGAAATAATGTTTGATGAAGCTGATGATAGTGGTTTTTCAACAACTTTGAGTAACTTTTTTAATTCAATTGAATCATTAAGAGAAGAACCTACAAACTTAATTTATCAAAATGAATTATCAACTCAATCTCAATTATTAGTAAACAATTTACAATCATTAAACAGTGATTTAGATGATACCTTAGAGAGTTTAAATACACAATTACAAGAGCAAGTAAATAGTGTAAATGAAATTTTAGAACAAATTGTGTATCTAAATAAACAGATGCAACAAAGGGGAGAAACAAATGATTTGCTTGATAAAAGAGATGCTTTAGAAAAAGAGTTAGCAAATTATGTAGATATAGAAATAAATAGAGATAGTGACACTTATAACTTAAAAATTTCAGGTGTGAATGTAATTTTCAATGATACAAATTTACATGAAGTTAGTATAAATGAAGAAAATATTGCACAAAAAGATATTTATTCTTCATCTTCTTTAGATGATAGTAATTTTAGTGATGGAGATGAAATTACTATTTCTTTAAATAACACTACAACATTAACATTAAGTGCAAATCTTAGTGGAACAGATGAAAATGAGTTAAAACAACAAATCATTGATGAAATAAGTTCAAATTCTAATTTTTCAAACTACACAGCTTATCTTGATTCAAGTAATAATCTTGTTATTAAATCAAATATTAAAGGAGAAGAGGGTTCTTTTGATATTGGTATTTCTGTAAATAGTAGTGAAATATCAAAAAGTGCAACTTCTGTTGAAGCTGAAAATAATGTCTCACTAGCTGTTTATAATAATGAATTATCTCTTGCAAGTGGTTCTTTAAAAGCTATAACACAAGAACTTACAACTTCAACTTCAAATATATATTCATATAAAAATAGTTTAGATGAATTTGGAAGTTCATTGGTTGATTTAGTTAATTCAAGTAGTGATACACCTCTATTTACTGGTTCAAGTGTTGATACACTAAATTTTATTTCTGATAATGTAAGTTCTTTATCAAGTGATGATTTAGAAAATTTATCACAAATACAATGGTCAACAAATTTAACTATTGGTTCAACTTCAAATACCTCATTTAGTGAGTTTTATCAAAATTTATTAGTTACAGTCTCTTCAAATGTTGAGAATAATAGTTTTAAACTTGACTCTCAAAATGCAATAGTAAATTCTTTAGAAACAACATATAACAATCTTACAAAAGTAGATTCAGATGAGGAAATGATAAATCTTCTTCAATTTCAAGCAGCATATGAAGCAAATGCAAAGATAATAACTGCAGTTGATGAAATGCTTCAAACGCTTTTAGCAATGTAA
- the fliD gene encoding flagellar filament capping protein FliD, whose amino-acid sequence MADGILGLGSSGSVDLSSELITKLKTAESTATLDPITEEIEDTQAELDALTEIETMVLELLDLVDDFDLYTSGTNAFDEISATTSGDSVTFDATDSSKLTPGTISVSVSQLAQKDVYQSNTISDTTATMDSGTITITVGENSYDFSTDGKTYESLVTEMGYNSNFEASLEQVGDDSYRLVIKSSETGELNAISISQTDIDLGFEDEDSHVLTAQNMQATIDGISYDVSSNKVTMANGLIITATTTGDSSITMERDTSTLVSTIEEVADKYNDLVDLVNSYILGDEDDPATISDSSTLKTMMNSIKEILFGSYGLDDEESLFKYGISFDSDGYLNVDSTELTEAVTDNYDDLKELFVGYAEKEGIGTKLKTYLDSLDSLDGLFTTYEDKLNDRIDTLNEDYETASDKLDEKYEQMATQFAEYTVLITQMETAFESLKLIIDGSSDS is encoded by the coding sequence ATGGCAGATGGAATTTTAGGACTTGGAAGTTCAGGAAGTGTAGATTTAAGTTCAGAGTTGATTACTAAATTAAAAACAGCAGAAAGTACAGCAACTCTTGACCCTATAACAGAAGAAATAGAAGATACTCAAGCAGAATTAGATGCTTTAACAGAGATAGAAACAATGGTGTTAGAATTACTTGATTTAGTTGATGATTTTGATTTATATACAAGTGGAACTAATGCATTTGATGAAATTAGTGCAACAACATCAGGTGATTCTGTAACTTTTGATGCAACTGATTCAAGTAAATTAACTCCAGGGACAATTAGTGTTAGTGTTAGTCAATTAGCTCAAAAAGATGTATATCAATCAAATACAATTTCAGATACAACAGCAACTATGGATTCAGGAACCATAACTATTACAGTGGGTGAAAATAGTTATGATTTTTCGACAGATGGAAAAACTTATGAAAGTTTGGTAACTGAAATGGGTTATAACTCTAATTTTGAAGCAAGTTTAGAGCAAGTAGGTGATGATTCATATAGACTTGTAATAAAAAGTAGTGAAACTGGAGAATTAAATGCAATTTCTATTTCTCAAACAGATATAGATTTAGGATTTGAAGATGAAGATAGTCATGTTTTAACAGCACAAAATATGCAAGCAACAATTGATGGTATTTCTTACGATGTTTCATCAAATAAAGTAACAATGGCTAATGGTTTAATAATAACTGCTACTACAACTGGTGATTCATCAATTACCATGGAAAGAGATACAAGTACATTAGTATCAACAATCGAAGAAGTTGCAGATAAATATAATGATTTAGTTGATTTAGTAAACTCTTATATTCTAGGTGATGAAGATGACCCAGCAACTATTTCTGATTCAAGTACATTAAAAACAATGATGAATAGTATAAAAGAGATTTTATTTGGAAGTTATGGTTTAGATGATGAAGAGAGTTTGTTTAAGTATGGAATTTCATTTGATAGTGATGGTTATCTAAATGTCGATTCAACAGAATTAACTGAAGCAGTTACGGATAATTATGATGATTTAAAAGAATTATTTGTTGGTTATGCTGAAAAAGAAGGAATAGGCACAAAATTAAAAACATACTTAGATTCATTAGATAGTTTAGATGGACTTTTTACAACTTATGAAGATAAATTAAACGACAGAATAGATACATTAAATGAAGATTATGAAACAGCTTCTGATAAATTAGATGAAAAATATGAACAAATGGCTACACAATTTGCAGAATATACAGTATTGATTACACAAATGGAAACAGCTTTTGAATCTTTAAAATTAATTATTGACGGAAGTAGTGATTCTTAA
- a CDS encoding EF-hand domain-containing protein has protein sequence MTISSYSSIGIMSPISNISKDIISQSDTNSDSSLSIDELGVSEEQFSTLDNDGDGLVTQNEIASAIDSKLSSFDGEMPSKEEFESLISELGLQMPEPSTTKEANDFSSMIMSSYDSDSDSLLSASEVSILSDEEFSALDTNSDGSISTDELSSAYDQVTNTSSNSSEFVASMPPPPSGGGSSSASEEEEYDELDTNKDGVVSQEEKNAALGIETADNSTVKDTIKLLLDTIKTNSSDSSENLDLSNFKNIMKMMNNQTNNSELNSYVKNLSNSNSSIFNYT, from the coding sequence ATGACAATTTCTTCGTATAGTTCTATAGGTATAATGTCTCCTATAAGTAATATTTCAAAAGACATTATTTCTCAAAGTGATACAAATTCTGATTCATCTTTAAGTATTGATGAATTAGGTGTTAGTGAAGAACAGTTTTCTACACTTGATAATGATGGAGATGGACTAGTTACACAAAATGAAATAGCAAGTGCAATTGATAGTAAACTATCTTCTTTTGATGGAGAAATGCCTTCAAAAGAAGAGTTTGAAAGTTTAATATCTGAATTAGGTCTTCAAATGCCAGAACCATCAACTACTAAAGAAGCAAATGATTTTAGTTCTATGATAATGTCAAGTTATGATAGTGATTCAGATTCACTTCTTAGTGCAAGTGAAGTTTCTATATTAAGTGATGAAGAGTTTTCTGCACTTGATACAAATAGCGATGGTTCAATTTCAACTGATGAATTATCAAGTGCATATGATCAAGTAACTAATACATCTTCTAATTCTTCTGAATTTGTAGCATCAATGCCACCACCTCCAAGTGGTGGAGGTAGCAGTTCAGCTAGTGAGGAAGAAGAGTATGATGAACTTGATACAAATAAAGATGGCGTAGTTTCTCAAGAAGAAAAAAATGCAGCATTAGGAATTGAAACAGCTGATAATTCAACGGTAAAAGATACTATAAAATTATTACTTGATACTATAAAAACAAATAGTTCTGATTCATCAGAAAATTTAGATTTAAGTAACTTCAAAAACATTATGAAAATGATGAATAATCAAACAAATAATAGTGAATTAAATAGTTACGTTAAAAACCTTTCAAACTCAAATTCTTCTATATTTAATTACACTTAG